Proteins encoded in a region of the Inquilinus sp. KBS0705 genome:
- a CDS encoding dihydrofolate reductase — MVSSLDGIIAKEDNSVSWFNTRDEYEKGVTLTNEEIAVFLKTIDCYIMGSRTYEHALELSKSYGWAYGDIPTIVLTNRELPVERENITFYSGDLNSLVNERLKPVYKNVWMVGGPMLANELVSLKLADEIRLSVMPIILGSGTLFFEKTGIEQLLHLKDVTAYKNGVVELHYEIKK, encoded by the coding sequence ATGGTGTCGAGCCTCGATGGAATTATTGCTAAAGAAGATAATAGCGTTTCATGGTTCAATACTCGTGACGAGTATGAGAAAGGCGTTACGCTAACCAATGAAGAGATAGCTGTTTTCCTGAAAACTATTGATTGTTACATCATGGGGTCGCGCACATATGAACATGCGCTTGAACTTTCAAAATCGTATGGCTGGGCTTATGGAGACATCCCTACCATTGTTTTAACGAATAGGGAATTACCGGTTGAAAGAGAAAATATTACGTTTTACTCGGGCGACTTAAATAGTCTGGTGAATGAGCGGTTAAAGCCTGTCTATAAAAATGTTTGGATGGTAGGCGGCCCAATGTTGGCTAATGAACTGGTCAGCTTAAAACTCGCAGACGAAATAAGATTATCAGTAATGCCAATTATATTGGGTAGCGGCACCCTTTTTTTCGAAAAGACCGGAATTGAGCAACTGTTGCACTTAAAAGACGTTACAGCTTACAAAAATGGTGTGGTAGAATTGCACTATGAAATAAAAAAGTAA
- a CDS encoding 3'-5' exonuclease produces the protein MLEQYDLSNLMVLDIETVPQYSSHDQVPEHLQQLWAQKTQYQRKDETPEEFYERAGIWAEFGKIVCISVGIFTNGKRPGLRVKSFAGHDEKQLLEDFARMLSGQPLSMILCAHNGKEFDLPYICRRMLINRVQFPPHLQITGKKPWEIPHLDTMELWRFGDFKNYTSLSLLTAIFDIPTSKDDIDGSQVGHVYWVENALERICTYCQKDVIATAQLIRRYRGEDLIADDCVTIV, from the coding sequence ATGCTTGAACAATACGACCTAAGCAACCTGATGGTTTTAGATATTGAAACTGTGCCGCAATACAGCAGCCACGACCAGGTACCCGAACACCTGCAACAACTTTGGGCTCAAAAAACGCAATACCAGCGCAAAGACGAAACACCCGAAGAGTTTTACGAACGCGCGGGCATTTGGGCCGAGTTTGGTAAGATAGTATGTATATCGGTAGGTATATTTACTAACGGCAAGCGCCCTGGCTTAAGGGTAAAATCGTTTGCTGGGCATGATGAAAAGCAACTGCTGGAAGATTTTGCACGGATGCTGAGCGGCCAGCCTTTAAGCATGATACTGTGCGCCCATAATGGTAAGGAATTTGATCTGCCGTATATATGCCGACGTATGCTCATCAATCGGGTGCAGTTTCCGCCGCATTTACAAATAACCGGTAAAAAACCCTGGGAAATACCCCATTTAGATACTATGGAATTATGGCGATTTGGCGATTTTAAAAATTACACTTCGCTAAGCCTGCTTACTGCCATATTTGATATACCAACATCAAAAGATGATATAGACGGCAGCCAGGTTGGCCATGTATACTGGGTTGAAAACGCCCTTGAACGTATTTGCACCTATTGCCAAAAAGATGTAATAGCTACCGCCCAACTCATACGCCGCTACCGCGGTGAAGATTTGATTGCGGATGATTGCGTAACTATAGTGTAA